The stretch of DNA aacatgtgcccttaaccactgcaccactgggacGGCCCCATATATCTCTTGATCAGAgaattcttccttcctgctgTTCCTTGAATGGAAAGCCCATCTAGTTCCTTTTATTGAAAGCACACTTCTGGCTCCCAGGTTCTGGGCTACTTTCAGAGTTCTTGTAGCTGTCAGTGGGTATAGGAGCACTTCCATGGTGGCCTTTCAGAGCTTTGGGCCAGACAGGGTAGCACTGAGGACTTTCTGTGGTTATTCCTCAGaggtagagaggaaaaaaacctaagtAAACTCGACAGTGGTCATCTCACCCAGCCTGATACTCTACCTCCTCAAAGAACCACTTGACTGAGCCTGGTCAGGTCACTCAGGCTCATCATAGGGCCTTGTGGAGGCCTTTCAACCTCTGTATCTGCCCCCATATCACTGCCTTGACTGCATCATTGCGGAGAGTAAAGATAAGGGGATTGAGAACGGGGGTGAAGACTGATGTCACCAAAGCTACAGTCTTGTTGACTTCCACAGAGTGTGCTTTGCCAGGCCTGACATACAGGAAGATAGTGCTGCTGTAGCCAAGGAAGACCAGAGTGAGGTGAGACCCACACGTGGAGAAAGCCTTCTGGCGGCCGCTGGCAGAGGGGATCCGCAGCACAGAGGTCACGATGTAGCCATAGGAGATGAGGGTCACCAGGAAGGAGCTGAGGACAAAGGCCAAGGCCATCAGGAAGTCCCAGAATTCTAGCAGGCTGGTGTCTGAGCAGGACAGCTGCAGCAGAGGTGCAttgtcacagaagaagtgattAATGGTGTTGCCATGGCAATAATTGAGATGAGCCCGGGAGAGAACAGTGGGCACCATGGCTAGGAAAGGAGCTGCCCAGGCAGCCCCTGCCAGCCGGGCACACACAGCCCAGCTCATCAGAGTGCCATAGCGCAGAGGGTGGCAGATGGCCACAAAGCGGTCAAGGGCCATGTCGGACAGGATGAGGAAGGAGGTGGAACCCAGGGAAAAGTAGAAGTAGAACTGAACCATACAGCCAGTGAAGGAAATGACTTTGTGGGGGACCAGCAGGCCTGAGAGCATCCTGGGCACTGTAGTCACGGTCACCAAGATCTCCAACAGGGAAAAGTTGcccaggaag from Equus quagga isolate Etosha38 unplaced genomic scaffold, UCLA_HA_Equagga_1.0 HiC_scaffold_7485_RagTag, whole genome shotgun sequence encodes:
- the LOC124232552 gene encoding olfactory receptor 6V1; translation: MANLSHPSEFVLLGFSSFGELQVLLYGPFLLLYLLAFMGNTVIIVMIIADSHLHTPMYFFLGNFSLLEILVTVTTVPRMLSGLLVPHKVISFTGCMVQFYFYFSLGSTSFLILSDMALDRFVAICHPLRYGTLMSWAVCARLAGAAWAAPFLAMVPTVLSRAHLNYCHGNTINHFFCDNAPLLQLSCSDTSLLEFWDFLMALAFVLSSFLVTLISYGYIVTSVLRIPSASGRQKAFSTCGSHLTLVFLGYSSTIFLYVRPGKAHSVEVNKTVALVTSVFTPVLNPLIFTLRNDAVKAVIWGQIQRLKGLHKAL